The genomic DNA CGGGGgcgagccgccgccgccgctgccgctcgGGCCTGCGCACGCGGTCGCCGCCATTGCACTCCCAGCTGGCACGTTGTTTTGTGGGCAAGGGACTGACTCACATGGTTCAGCTGGAACATacaaaggtttttgttttagaGTATCTTGTTGTTAGGGTGCAGTAATCAACAGTGTTAGGAAAATTGTACCTAATTATAAACCATGTAAATTCGTCATTGTAGCTTGTAGTTTTCATTTCAGAATATGTATGTGGTAAAGTTGTTTCTTACATACATAGTTATGAAGATGAAGGCTTAAGTTTTAGCTAAAAGGTatctatcataattatgttttctACTATCTAGCTAGACCTACTAACATCTATGTAACACTTGATAGGCTGTATTGAGTTAGAGGTATgtacataaaattaaaagatcACACTTTAGACTAGCTTACTCCAGATAATGTTTAGCAGTCAAGTCTTAATTACAATTTTGATTTGTTGCCAAAACATATGACCTATTTGAGGGAAAATGTGGTACAGAGTGTAAATATAGACATGTCTTCACACTATAATTGTCTAAATTTAATGTGATTGCACTTAAAGATCAGTTGGGCAGACAGTAAAGTTTTGATATAATTAACATATGAGTCATTCCCACATGAGATATTCATGTTATTGCCAGAAACTTTACTTTGTATTTAGATACAAGCTTATAAATATTCAAGCAGGCAATGTCAATACATATGGGTACcagattaaagttttaattgttttgtgattttattCTGTTGTAAGGTTTATGATGTTTGTAAGAATGTGAGAGTGAAGTTCAGTCATGTTTGACTACTAAAACCACCTTAAATGTCTACATAGACCTTTACTATAATGTGGATGGTTGCTTCCAGAAGGCTCCTCCACTTTAGGATAGCAGAAAGACTAGTAGTAATGTGACCGGAAATAATTCTCAgttgatatacctacctacctatcagGTTCAAGATATTCAATATATGAATATTTtctaagttaccgccttgggcatgtgcctgtatggtaacttatagttgtaattattagataaataaataaataaatttttgttCTAGAATACATTTTAGACTATTAGCCTCaatttttctgtttttattagtgcaacaaaggagatcatcggatttcggcccagaagtcaaagttccggccaaaaaataattttgctatattccgttagaccttatccgtctgagtatttattactatggcaccaaagctgtagggtcaatatcttcggttttattcgaattaaaagaactgtatttttcatacatttttggtgaaaatgtaaagtgccggccaagtaacaataatggtatatcccgttaaaacttatccctttgaccatttattattatggcaccaaacgtctatgaccattattttggcttttattggactttacgttttagtttctaagtgaaaagtgccggtcagcaaaaacacatgtcaaaactatcgagaaaaaacctgtaaacattattcagtatgacaataaacgtgtatgaccattagtttggctgttgttggatttttaaaatctcgattcttgatttattttgttataaaataaaatatgacaggcgcgttatttaaaggatcgtcagaatgtttattactatgacattaaacgtctatgaccactattttgaactcaattagatttctcaaaaatctggagtattggcgaaaaaagttttatctgccgataatgcaggtaaaggcgtaatatcgtggtcgtctttggacacatttttattaatcaaaaataggttttcgtttgaccactgtctcacctgatggtgataaacgctttagaagcttattttttttaaagaaaagtgagGTACAATGCTatgtcggccgagtagcaccaggacattgtgatcggcatacatgcaaagtacaaatgcccgactcctgtcttccctaacagctacttcagacgtcatgccaaaatacgagtttcgtcactagatggcaagcttatctttggagggtggtccatctacggtcaagatgaatcaataccataattcgacCTAAACTTAGGCTGTAAccttgagtcgaatgcaaaaactacagccaacgtcatatctaaaatcagatagtattaatatagaagttcacctaacaacacacaaaacaaaaacacaaagtatttatctgactaataactagtcataggAAAATCTCTGcttattgtcattgttaaaatgtatataaaaaaagtttttttaaaaaagtctaataaaagccaaagtcgatatttggtaatatagtaaaaaaataagtttcaagtcgtttaccaaaaggtttgacttattttgtttcgctggctgacattttcccatttgaaccaaaacggaaagagagacgaataaaagtcaaaataatggtcaaaaatgttttgcgctagattattaaatgttctaaaggtcctttgtaatccgccgtaccgcaagttttgcctaaagcactttatttttaaacaaaacaaaaaagaaatcaagattttaaaatacaataacaggcaaactaatggtcatacacgtttggcgctatagaaaaaaatgttaacaggcatctactcgatactctcaacatggtatttttggtggtcggcacttttcacatttgaactaaaacgtaaattccaataaaagtcaaaataatggtcatagatatttggtgtcatattaaaaaatattgagaagcaactattagacagatttgacgtatttaattcgatggccggcattttaacatattaaccaaaacagAAAGtacaataaacgtcaaaataatggtcatagaagtttggcgccatactaataaatgttctaacggtcctttgtaatacgcctgtatcccttttattcccaacggacataatattttttttacaaaatgtatgaaaaaatcgagatttttaaaatccaattaaagccaaactaatggtcatacacgtttggtgtcatagtaaaaaatgttcacagcaatgtactcgaaaggttcgacacattttttttctctggccggcactttcgaatttgggccggccaaagtatggagagccgatgatctcctttgtaaatatttccactAAATATCTAAATGTCTtgatataataatgtttatttagcTCAAAACCACATATCAATATACTGATAGTTCTTATCTCAACATTCAGTTATTCCATTAAAACTGAAACAGAAATAGTATACATGAAATTCTTGGATTTTAGCACAGCTGTTTAATGTACACAAAAGACAATGCTAAATATTGAAAACACACCCttctttacataaataaacaaatccATTGTCTCTCTTATTACCACTATCTTATCTGTTGTTAATAGGTATCACCTAAAAAGATATTATTTCTACTGAGTTCAAGTAAACAATGATTACATAAAAACCAATCATTTGGCttgaaaataaaagataatttgtaaaaaattatacttttaaaatatgCTGCATAATAGACATGGAATTAATAAATGTACAATAGGTTATAAAAAATGGCAAATGAATGTTGTACAAAAATGAGTAATGTATCTGTCTACCAATTTGTGTAGTCGGCCAagaaatatatgtatttatcattttacaaaaaaaatatcactgtCTTTGATAAGTGTGTAATTTCGTTTCGTTTTTGTTACCAAATGCAAATAGAAAGAGCCAAACAGAATGTTTATAGTTGCTTACTTGTAATGCATCAAGTAAGAGGTGTCGTAACTGTACGGCACACAAATACGATTCGGGCATGTTTcagaacagctgtttcgtcacgtcgagaaaataagttttcatccgGCAAATCAATACCCATATTGCGCAAAATGTCACTGAAATGCGCTATTCAATATCTTCGCCAAATGTGCAACGTAACGAACTCCAAAGAATTTACATGTCAATCAACATACGAGGAACAATGATCGACCAAATAATTTTGTAGTAATTCTCGTTTGTAAGTTTCACAACAGTAATCCATTAACAATTTGCCATGGCCCTATGATTTGTACATGATCATATTGTGTAAGTTAGCGTAAGTAGAATCATGTGCAATTCAAACGTTGCACATTTATGGAAATGTCGATAACGAGCCATCGTAAAGATTGGGGCGACATTGCCGACCCGGATTACTTACTCGATTGTGTCCTAGAAGGAAGAGGTATTCGATGTCCGCCTTTTCTTCGCGATCTACGGACGTAAGAACGCGAAGAGGAAAACGAGGCACTAGGCATTATTTCTTTTAGCACTTATTTTCACTAAAATTCAGGCCTAAACAAAGGAGACACCCGCACCAACACCGTCGGCCATTTTCTGTTTAGATTAGATTGAGGTAACGAAACGGGAAATAAAGACCATAGCACACCAGTCTAATATGGACAAAAACTTAAATGTTCAGCAAATTAAACACTAATCACTgaatctaaaataataattgttaactTAAGAAAGTCATTATTTAGATAAAACTACGAAAAATTCACACCAGCCTAGCAAGCAATGGGCGACTCTTCCAGCAAATATGGCGGATTTCAAAAATTTCAATTTCAACATGGCGACGACAgcaatggtggcgccatctatgaaagtatgttttgtttttttcttttatcatTGCGTTCAAATCAAGACGTAacggggctttttggcgggaaacgggaacgggacagttgctttcttcattgaatgatctaaataattaatacgaagtggtgttttgtggttaatgatcgcattaagttagtcggaagacattcgcgagtgttattatattggagtattcaataaacaaagtgtatctgcctattttcgcttcgtgtcaggaagccgcttcataactcaaaagtttatgcggacttttgagttaattcgtttggggttcggagtaggagtctactccgagggtgggggcttaggtttcatcatcatcacctttcatcatttcattaatcatcaagaaaaaaatacgtcagacatggctgtatgggcatagttccctttgccttacccttcggggaaaaccaaaacaaaaaaaaaaaaaacaagacgtAACGGCTGCGGTTGTCGAGTCGTATCGAGTGagatttttcgtattttttctggaatataaaattaaaaaatatatatttagattaagaAGAATAATAGCGTGAGAAAAAAAGAGAAAGATAAGAAACACAGAAAACACTCAAGTGCAATCCGTTTCACGCAGATATCATGGCTGGTTGCTTGACGTATGCTGTCATCGAAAAAAAAAGGAGAATGACAGCTGTTTTATGGTGTGggtgttttgattttatatctTCCCTTTTAGGtcttcaaaataattaaaatccttTCAAAATGTCTCAAAATACTTGTATTTTATCAATATTAGcatgtatatttttaacattCTCTTATGTTGCAAGCCTTTACGTGTGGAGGTCTAAATTGAGCAGGTAATGAAGGAAGGCTTTTAGCTTACAGATGTTAAGTTTTACTTGAAATTctgttgatatttttaataaattgagtatattattatttttcagagACCACCCTTCAACGATAAAAAGACGGTTTTTTAGTGTGTCTTGTATGATGTTGCTGGCACCATTTGTTACTCAATACTTTTTGACTGATATGTCTCTGACTAGAGGTGATGTGTATGATCAATTGGGTCTGCGAGCACCAGGTTTCATAAACGCTTTAATATTACCGCTAGTCCTGACTGCCGTTTTGTTTTTGGGGCCTCTCACCATGCAGTTTTTGTCAGGAATTTGGACTATATATAGAGGTAAgttcattataatttatgtaatagGAAAATCGGGTATTAACTAGTTAATACCTACCCAATTTAAATTTTCCAGCACCAGCATATTGGTGGTCAAGTTGGCATGACCTAGTATGGGTACGGAATCACGTCATGGCTCCCCTGAGTGAGGAGTGGGTCTTCCGTGCGTGCATGATGCCATTACTACTTCAGTGTCTCGAGCCAATGACTGCTGTGTTTGTTGGGCCTGTGCTCTTTGGCATAGGTAAGTGGATTCCATATCTCTAAAAAAAAAGTCgggaaaaaaagagaaaaaaaatcctAACATGCACCCTAAAATCTTTTGGCCCTGAAAAATAATGATACTGTAATACCAAAAGTACTTAAGTGTTTTATAAATACATTAGTAGTGTGCTTTcttgttaaatattttaaaaaatcaggcaattaggtatattttttttatttttcagctCATTTCCACCACATGTTTGAACAAATGAAGGCTGGTTTTGAATTTAAGACTGCTCTTATGATCTCATGTGAGTACTAATTGTTGGATGCATAAATTTTCAAAGTTCATCTGTGCCTTGTCAATCCTCTGGCACTTACATGCAGGCTCAGAGCCAACTGTTGTAAAGATAATTGTTCTGACCTTATGAGTCATTGTTTAGAGTAACGGAATGAAAGCTGAAGACATGGCAAAGACAGtatgatattttatctttacaTAATAAGAAAGACAAGTTACATGCTAGAATGAGATGGAATTGATACACTTTCTCTTAGCATGGTTTTGgtatattcatgtttttttttaaatcagtcatttaatgtgtttatttttctttacagcATTCCAGTTTATGTACACTAGTCTATTTGGTGCTTATTCAGCATATTTATTTCTAAGGACAGGTAAGAATTGTGACTAAGAATAGCTTTAACTGCATTATAATAAATCTCACGCTTATAACAGaacaaatttattttccttttctttaagatttttatatttttcttaataaattagATTAGAAAAGAAAACCATGTTGCATTAGTTATActctttagttaaaaaaaaaatattttttatgtttttttttactttttcagggCATTTCATTGCTCCACTGATGGCGCACATGTTTTGCAACCACATGGGTTTCCCGAACTTCGCTGAGATTGGCGAGTACCCGCCATTACAGAGAATAGTCATAGTTATTAATTTTCTATTAGGGTTCACTCTTTGGTGCCTTCTCCTCACATCCTTGACGAGCCCAGACATATACGATAATAGATTACATTGGCAAACTTGAATACATAACGAAACAAAATGGAAACTTTTGAAACAATAATGTTCGAATCGTTACTAAGTAACTAATTGACTTATGATTTTGAGATAATTACGTAAATCTTTTTCATACTGACTGCACAGAACGGAAACAAGATAAAATCTATCGATAAAGAGAGAATAAACCAACAAATacttattaagttatttttaaattagaattaaAGATTTCAGGATTAAGTAACCAAATAACCAAGTCGGTAGATATTTAGGTCCTTTACGAATGCGTTATTTAATAATCTTGAAAATTGCAATTTTagatcaataaaaaataagtttttttttttttttacaataaataaacaatcatttattcgtaataaacattaatagacaataacaatctattcagttatatttattatatataaaataagttatattttttctgcACCTCATCAATTTCCATGTAGTTTAGTAATAGAAGAGGCAGAGTAAATAAGTCACTTTCGTCCAAATATAGACTAACGGTGATCGCCACCTAGATGCGCCGCTCCTGCGGGGCAGCACGTGCCGAAGTCATCGCATTTTCTTTGTATGAAATCGTATTCAACTTGTGCAATTATCGCATGGCCTCTGCAGCGAGTCTAGGTGCGTGTTCACCTAACATTTGATCCATCATCGCGTCAGTATTAAATACCTATCTCCGTTTATTGCAACTAGATAAGACGCTTTTCACTTAGTCAATTGACATTAGTTACCGTAGCAAATAAAATTCGATGTAAGATTGTTCAAACTTGCGAGCATTCGCATAATCCCATAGGTATTATATAGAATTTCAAGGCGTTTCGGAAAGAGTTGCGTGAGGTGGTCTGTGCACATCTTGTCGAATAATCTAtgaaaattattctttattattatatttacagtTTTTTAGTATCGCATATATGCTCGCGTATGacaatcatagaataaacaaggAAGTACAGCTAGCCGCACCGCATTGCACTTTCCTTTGCTTTTATGCTTTTCTGACACACAGAACCatgtcatttgctagagcgagataacgATGCGATAGCAAATGCGAAGCGGCGGCGTTAGCGAGCGCTGTCGCACACTATATTCGCCAGCAAACCCAATGCCAAAATTATGCTAACCCCATTTTACTTTCCCCTACACTTCTAAAAAAACCGTATATTGTATTTGGTATATttagttcttttttaataaattatacttttcaTATCACCTCTAGTTCTCTAGTTTTGGACTAGCTtttcaataattaaataaatctcGAAAGTTGTAACTCACATCAGTAACTTGTAATTGATAAATCACTGTAGATACTTAAGTGTTTATTGAAAAGAAACTCTCAATCAAGTAATAAGTATTCCATTAATTGCTATAAACTATTCTGTCACATTAAGCAGAAACGTAATCGGAATTGGATTCTAGTAGTGTAGCCAAACGGCGACCAAgcgatataatataaataaatgtgcaCACAACAATTTCTAATACCATTCCCGAATATTATTATCGAAGATGTTGGTTTGTATAATAGTATCTTGGCTTGCCCATTGTCGGACAAGGCTAGGGtgctatataaatatgtaaaattgtGTTTGCGTAGGCGATAATCTAGTTTAGTCCGATGGGGGTGGCGTGGTCAGTGTTTGACAAAACCCTCTTTATTAAGTAAagatatttataaaaagaaatgtgCACACGACCAAGTT from Pectinophora gossypiella chromosome 18, ilPecGoss1.1, whole genome shotgun sequence includes the following:
- the LOC126375171 gene encoding CAAX prenyl protease 2, whose amino-acid sequence is MSQNTCILSILACIFLTFSYVASLYVWRSKLSRDHPSTIKRRFFSVSCMMLLAPFVTQYFLTDMSLTRGDVYDQLGLRAPGFINALILPLVLTAVLFLGPLTMQFLSGIWTIYRAPAYWWSSWHDLVWVRNHVMAPLSEEWVFRACMMPLLLQCLEPMTAVFVGPVLFGIAHFHHMFEQMKAGFEFKTALMISSFQFMYTSLFGAYSAYLFLRTGHFIAPLMAHMFCNHMGFPNFAEIGEYPPLQRIVIVINFLLGFTLWCLLLTSLTSPDIYDNRLHWQT